The sequence below is a genomic window from Acidobacteriota bacterium.
CTCCGTAGTCGAAGGTCACCGGCTTTTCGACTTCCGGGTGGAGGCTCCGGTGGACCGGGCAGGTGAGGGCTGCCCGCTCGAGCAAGGTGCGCTGCTTGTCGCTCAGTCCCGGCGGCATGAGGATCGTCACCGGAACCGACCCGATGCGCCGTGGAGAGGCGTTCATGTGCTTCTCGAGGCGAAAAGAGACCCCTGAACAGTCGATCCCTTCCCGCTCGCCGACGATGGCGACCAGGGTCACCATGCAGGCGCCCAGCGCCGCGGCCACGAGGTCGGTGGGCGAAAACGAACTGCCGTCGCCCTGATTGTCGATCGGCGCAGCGGTAGTGACCTTCTGACCCGAAGGTCCGTGCTGTAGGCGGACCTTGAGGTTGCCCTGGTACTTGCCTTGGATATCTACGGCCATCGTTGGTTTCTCCTCGCGGGTTCGATAGAGGTCTGGTGAGGGCAACGTATCAGCCCTTGACCCTTGGAGGCTACGAAAAGGGGCGGCCCGCAGGCCGCCCCGAGTTCCCAAGCCACGGTGTGACCGGTCAATCGATGGTGTCGCTCCAGGACAGGGTGTCGCCGGATTCGAAGCCGTCCGCGAAGATCAGGCTGTCGTCGTTGCACATCGAGCCCTGCACCACTTCCACGTCGTCCACCCACCAGCCGTCGCGGGAGACGGAGGTGTCACTGGTCATGCGCCAGCGGAACCGGACCGTTTCCCCGTCGAAGTCGCCGAGGTCGACGATCACCTGCAGGAAGGTGGTGCCGCCGTCGCCGCTCCAGGCATCGCGACCGGCCACCGGGTTGGTGGTGGCGGTGGCGCGAATGGTGTTGTCGTAGCCGTTGGCGAGGAACCGGTCCCCGTTGTCCGGCACCGAACCGCCGTTGCCGGCGAGGATGTCGAACCAGCTCGTTCCGCCGTCCGTCGAGTACTCGAGGACGCCGCCGTCAAAGGTCGCCTCGGTGTTGTAATGGTGCCAGAAGCGCAGCAGGCCTGCACCGCTGGTGATGCCGACGTCCGCAAGGAACTCGATGCGCTGGTC
It includes:
- a CDS encoding OsmC family protein; translated protein: MAVDIQGKYQGNLKVRLQHGPSGQKVTTAAPIDNQGDGSSFSPTDLVAAALGACMVTLVAIVGEREGIDCSGVSFRLEKHMNASPRRIGSVPVTILMPPGLSDKQRTLLERAALTCPVHRSLHPEVEKPVTFDYGA